A genomic region of Pelodiscus sinensis isolate JC-2024 chromosome 1, ASM4963464v1, whole genome shotgun sequence contains the following coding sequences:
- the LOC142826575 gene encoding maestro heat-like repeat-containing protein family member 2B isoform X1: protein MTPEYWNGYNREQGREKTLKPQPKILSINQLLFYTQFLRTSLEQINDNAWSSQLSFELSQQMASYASPSKEKSFLYKALGICLAVCQDLVHIKSQIQKFLKTADYMEAPDRLGVISILAFSAESHLDLILNILQEFGAAMNKVKISGFIGRLKDYHYGKRAKTRSTLMLTYSKVAMHAPKEQLLSRVEADITENILHHYRTGCQVLGINVTNKDMDLKLTLIQNATEISCAVLKTGDSQAFEFSYKLELLAYMMDFIKKEPLDSLVSPVRYKAIFAIGQLCKLKPSLTLEENREILDLSFKSVFPLPPLEKMKEEGKKLEDTLHIELLYECSLEALSELMKILLEEEPTPDWFQEMFHLLETWLSSGKEWERERALQASVWLLTAYQEIVKSTPQETFDHFGSLIGLLAPYTCASITSSRQWVVDCINCLLNIQGQCTNLGSAEEELRCLREALTTPDPEALFQASCEMAKVVSKYFPSEQATDFIEAILDGMLSASPSCATAAGLWMKIILKECGGAMLDEVPDILSIIYIHMPTIKQGSLRQFLVEAVSILGHHHLEAVIFSLLMKRLPMDSDTTELWRSLGTDPLLAPQVLKVLIERIKTPTSQEGSTTSETETDLHLAAAEPLTATCAIFEVVSALQLSKTVQELFPELFTVLLQQISQTLGQKMPLPRMSSRRRLFRKGQQLCEGNPCRLSIEALEAVLLKAMNEKLIRTLWKQKTWMLLENPQTHHEGVCLLVRVLQRSGLITVEIIQSLLPWVNSPSENQRVTSTAFFAQLMTDPILREKKILKSILHSLEERSRDNNSIVRQMAVRGLGNLVYGAPEKVKKYKKFLLEALIRTLEDTFSSEVIAESLKALANVLNELKGKDIGSSFRDLTTQIRKYFDNEDNTLRALAFVLFGILAGSAKRKWKDYFAKQVRQSWVTLLLHLQDPSPEVSMECRATFHLCAPFLGLKRLQTILNEHLSWRTELNPEELQMDICRHLAKEKAELLENFYKTTITYFCSSWEEIRAVAAKLAGIILEHTDTKNKKWLDMEHLLTSLQVLQNDPSPIVQLVATQVLRDI, encoded by the exons ATGACACCTGAATATTGGAATGGTTACAACAGAgaacaaggaagggaaaaaactctCAAGCCCCAACCAAAAATTCTTTCAATAAACCAGCTCTTGTTTTACACACAGTTCCTCAGAACATCTCTGGAGCAGATAAATGACAatgcctggagcagccagctaAGCTTTGAGTTGAGCCAGCAGATGGCCAGCTATGCCAGCCCCTCCAAAGAGAAG tctttcctgtaTAAGGCACTAGGAATTTGCTTGGCAGTTTGTCAGGACCTGGTCCATATTAAATCACAGATTCAGAAGTTTCTGAAGACAGCAGATTACATGGAAGCCCCTGATAGACTG GGAGTCATTTCCATCCTTGCATTCTCTGCCGAGAGCCACTTGGACCTCATCTTGAACATACTTCAGGAGTTTGGGGCAGCAATGAACAAAGTTAAGATTTCTGGGTTTATTGGTCGCCTGAAG GACTACCATTATGGGAAAAGAGCCAAGACCCGCAGCACGCTGATGCTGACATACAGCAAAGTGGCTATGCATGCTCCAAAAGAGCAACTTCTGTCTCGGGTGGAGGCAGACATCACAGAGAACATCCTACACCATTATAGAACCGGTTGCCAA gtgttGGGGATCAATGTTACGAACAAG GACATGGACCTGAAATTAACCCTCATCCAGAATGCAACAGAGATTAGCTGTGCAGTTTTGAAGACTGGAGACTCCCAGGCATTTGAATTCTCTTACAAACTGGAGCTCCTTGCTTACATGATG GACTTCATTAAAAAGGAACCATTGGATTCCCTGGTGTCTCCAGTTCGTTACAAGGCAATTTTTGCGATTGGACAGCTGTG caaacTCAAACCATCTCTGACCCTGGAGGAAAACCGTGAGATCCTTGATCTGTCTTTCAAAAGtgtatttccccttcctcccttggaGAAGATGAAAGAGGAAGGCAAGAAACTAGAGGATACTCTGCACATAGAG TTGCTGTATGAGTGCTCCTTAGAAGCCCTTAGTGAGCTAATGAAGATCCTGCTTGAGGAAGAACCAACCCCAGACTGGTTCCAGGAAATGTTTCAT ctactggagacctggctcagttcagggaaggagtgggagagagaaagggccttgcaggccagtgtctggctgctaactgcctatcaggagatagttaagagcaca cctcaggaaacttttgatcactTTGGATCTCTGATTGGGCtattagcaccatatacctgtgcttcaatTACCtcatcgcgtcagtgggtggttgactgtatcaactgtctgctcaatatacaag gtcagtgcacaaacctggggtcagcagaggaggagctgagatgtctccgtgaggcactaacaactccagaccctgaggctctgtttcaagcatcttgtgaaatggctaag gtggttagtaagtactttccctctgaacaagccacagattttattgaggccatactggatggtatgctgtctgctagcccctcctgtgccacagcagccggtctgtggatgaagatcatcctgaaggagtgtggaggtgccatgctggatgag gtgccagataTCCTGAGTATAATATACATTCacatgcctaccatcaagcagggtagcttgaggcagttcctggtggaggcagtgtccattctaggtcaccatcacctagaggcagtgatcttcagcctcctcatgaaacgtctgccgatggacag tgacaccactgagctgtggagatctctggggacagatcccttgctcgcccctcaagtcctgaaggtcctaatagaaagaataaagactccaacaagccaagaaggaagcacgacctcagagacagaaactgacctgcatttagcagctgctgaacctctcaca gcaacatgtgccatctttgaagtggtgtcagcattgcagttgagcaaaactgtgcaggagctgttcccggagttgttcactgttcttctgcagcagatcagccaaaccctaggacaaaagatgcctttgcccaggatgagcagccgaaggaggttatttagaaaaggacaacaactatgtgagggcaacccttgcag gctttctattgaagcattagaggctgtgcttctcaaggctatgaatgagaagctgataagaactctctggaagcagaaaacttggatgcttcttgaaaatccgcagactcaccacgagggggtgtgtttgctggtgag ggttctgcaaagatctggactaataacagtggagatcatacagagcctccttccctgggtaaattccccatcagaaaaccagcgagtcaccagcacagctttctttgctcag ctaatgactgatcccatactcagggagaagaagatcctTAAGTCTATCTTACATAgcttagaagaaaggtcacgggacaataacagcattgtccgtcaaatggctgtaagaggcctaggcaatttagtctatggggcacctgagaag gtgaaaaagtacaagaagtttcttctggaggcactgatcaggactttagaagacactttcagttctgaagtcatTGCCGAAAGCCTGAAGGCCCTGGCCAACGTTCTGAacgagctgaaagggaaggacataggttcttctttcagagacctcaccacacagatccggaagtacttcgataat gaggacaacactcttcgtgcattggcctttgtcctgtttggtatcctggccggctctgcaaagagaaaatggaaggactattttgccaagcaggttagacagagctgggtcacgcttctgctgcacctgcaagatccaagccctgaggtttcaatg gagtgcagagctacatttcatctctgtgccccatttttgggactgaagaggctccaaactatacttaatgagcatcttagttggagaaccgagctgaaccctgaggagctccagatggatatctgcagacacctt gccaaagagaaggctgagctactggagaacttttacaaaactaccatcacatacttctgcagcagctgggaagagatccgggcagttgcagccaagttagctg gcatcatcctggaacatacggacaccaaaaataagaaatggctggacatggaacatctgttgacct ctctccaggtactacagaatgacccaagtcccattgtccagctggtggcaactcaggtcctaagagacatctga
- the LOC142826575 gene encoding maestro heat-like repeat-containing protein family member 2B isoform X2 yields the protein MWGVKIPALLQHLEGNTENSLNHEQWEHMLLQFLRTSLEQINDNAWSSQLSFELSQQMASYASPSKEKSFLYKALGICLAVCQDLVHIKSQIQKFLKTADYMEAPDRLGVISILAFSAESHLDLILNILQEFGAAMNKVKISGFIGRLKDYHYGKRAKTRSTLMLTYSKVAMHAPKEQLLSRVEADITENILHHYRTGCQVLGINVTNKDMDLKLTLIQNATEISCAVLKTGDSQAFEFSYKLELLAYMMDFIKKEPLDSLVSPVRYKAIFAIGQLCKLKPSLTLEENREILDLSFKSVFPLPPLEKMKEEGKKLEDTLHIELLYECSLEALSELMKILLEEEPTPDWFQEMFHLLETWLSSGKEWERERALQASVWLLTAYQEIVKSTPQETFDHFGSLIGLLAPYTCASITSSRQWVVDCINCLLNIQGQCTNLGSAEEELRCLREALTTPDPEALFQASCEMAKVVSKYFPSEQATDFIEAILDGMLSASPSCATAAGLWMKIILKECGGAMLDEVPDILSIIYIHMPTIKQGSLRQFLVEAVSILGHHHLEAVIFSLLMKRLPMDSDTTELWRSLGTDPLLAPQVLKVLIERIKTPTSQEGSTTSETETDLHLAAAEPLTATCAIFEVVSALQLSKTVQELFPELFTVLLQQISQTLGQKMPLPRMSSRRRLFRKGQQLCEGNPCRLSIEALEAVLLKAMNEKLIRTLWKQKTWMLLENPQTHHEGVCLLVRVLQRSGLITVEIIQSLLPWVNSPSENQRVTSTAFFAQLMTDPILREKKILKSILHSLEERSRDNNSIVRQMAVRGLGNLVYGAPEKVKKYKKFLLEALIRTLEDTFSSEVIAESLKALANVLNELKGKDIGSSFRDLTTQIRKYFDNEDNTLRALAFVLFGILAGSAKRKWKDYFAKQVRQSWVTLLLHLQDPSPEVSMECRATFHLCAPFLGLKRLQTILNEHLSWRTELNPEELQMDICRHLAKEKAELLENFYKTTITYFCSSWEEIRAVAAKLAGIILEHTDTKNKKWLDMEHLLTSLQVLQNDPSPIVQLVATQVLRDI from the exons TTCCTCAGAACATCTCTGGAGCAGATAAATGACAatgcctggagcagccagctaAGCTTTGAGTTGAGCCAGCAGATGGCCAGCTATGCCAGCCCCTCCAAAGAGAAG tctttcctgtaTAAGGCACTAGGAATTTGCTTGGCAGTTTGTCAGGACCTGGTCCATATTAAATCACAGATTCAGAAGTTTCTGAAGACAGCAGATTACATGGAAGCCCCTGATAGACTG GGAGTCATTTCCATCCTTGCATTCTCTGCCGAGAGCCACTTGGACCTCATCTTGAACATACTTCAGGAGTTTGGGGCAGCAATGAACAAAGTTAAGATTTCTGGGTTTATTGGTCGCCTGAAG GACTACCATTATGGGAAAAGAGCCAAGACCCGCAGCACGCTGATGCTGACATACAGCAAAGTGGCTATGCATGCTCCAAAAGAGCAACTTCTGTCTCGGGTGGAGGCAGACATCACAGAGAACATCCTACACCATTATAGAACCGGTTGCCAA gtgttGGGGATCAATGTTACGAACAAG GACATGGACCTGAAATTAACCCTCATCCAGAATGCAACAGAGATTAGCTGTGCAGTTTTGAAGACTGGAGACTCCCAGGCATTTGAATTCTCTTACAAACTGGAGCTCCTTGCTTACATGATG GACTTCATTAAAAAGGAACCATTGGATTCCCTGGTGTCTCCAGTTCGTTACAAGGCAATTTTTGCGATTGGACAGCTGTG caaacTCAAACCATCTCTGACCCTGGAGGAAAACCGTGAGATCCTTGATCTGTCTTTCAAAAGtgtatttccccttcctcccttggaGAAGATGAAAGAGGAAGGCAAGAAACTAGAGGATACTCTGCACATAGAG TTGCTGTATGAGTGCTCCTTAGAAGCCCTTAGTGAGCTAATGAAGATCCTGCTTGAGGAAGAACCAACCCCAGACTGGTTCCAGGAAATGTTTCAT ctactggagacctggctcagttcagggaaggagtgggagagagaaagggccttgcaggccagtgtctggctgctaactgcctatcaggagatagttaagagcaca cctcaggaaacttttgatcactTTGGATCTCTGATTGGGCtattagcaccatatacctgtgcttcaatTACCtcatcgcgtcagtgggtggttgactgtatcaactgtctgctcaatatacaag gtcagtgcacaaacctggggtcagcagaggaggagctgagatgtctccgtgaggcactaacaactccagaccctgaggctctgtttcaagcatcttgtgaaatggctaag gtggttagtaagtactttccctctgaacaagccacagattttattgaggccatactggatggtatgctgtctgctagcccctcctgtgccacagcagccggtctgtggatgaagatcatcctgaaggagtgtggaggtgccatgctggatgag gtgccagataTCCTGAGTATAATATACATTCacatgcctaccatcaagcagggtagcttgaggcagttcctggtggaggcagtgtccattctaggtcaccatcacctagaggcagtgatcttcagcctcctcatgaaacgtctgccgatggacag tgacaccactgagctgtggagatctctggggacagatcccttgctcgcccctcaagtcctgaaggtcctaatagaaagaataaagactccaacaagccaagaaggaagcacgacctcagagacagaaactgacctgcatttagcagctgctgaacctctcaca gcaacatgtgccatctttgaagtggtgtcagcattgcagttgagcaaaactgtgcaggagctgttcccggagttgttcactgttcttctgcagcagatcagccaaaccctaggacaaaagatgcctttgcccaggatgagcagccgaaggaggttatttagaaaaggacaacaactatgtgagggcaacccttgcag gctttctattgaagcattagaggctgtgcttctcaaggctatgaatgagaagctgataagaactctctggaagcagaaaacttggatgcttcttgaaaatccgcagactcaccacgagggggtgtgtttgctggtgag ggttctgcaaagatctggactaataacagtggagatcatacagagcctccttccctgggtaaattccccatcagaaaaccagcgagtcaccagcacagctttctttgctcag ctaatgactgatcccatactcagggagaagaagatcctTAAGTCTATCTTACATAgcttagaagaaaggtcacgggacaataacagcattgtccgtcaaatggctgtaagaggcctaggcaatttagtctatggggcacctgagaag gtgaaaaagtacaagaagtttcttctggaggcactgatcaggactttagaagacactttcagttctgaagtcatTGCCGAAAGCCTGAAGGCCCTGGCCAACGTTCTGAacgagctgaaagggaaggacataggttcttctttcagagacctcaccacacagatccggaagtacttcgataat gaggacaacactcttcgtgcattggcctttgtcctgtttggtatcctggccggctctgcaaagagaaaatggaaggactattttgccaagcaggttagacagagctgggtcacgcttctgctgcacctgcaagatccaagccctgaggtttcaatg gagtgcagagctacatttcatctctgtgccccatttttgggactgaagaggctccaaactatacttaatgagcatcttagttggagaaccgagctgaaccctgaggagctccagatggatatctgcagacacctt gccaaagagaaggctgagctactggagaacttttacaaaactaccatcacatacttctgcagcagctgggaagagatccgggcagttgcagccaagttagctg gcatcatcctggaacatacggacaccaaaaataagaaatggctggacatggaacatctgttgacct ctctccaggtactacagaatgacccaagtcccattgtccagctggtggcaactcaggtcctaagagacatctga